The region CCGCAGTTGTCCCTGGCGGTGCTGGACGTGTGCGGTGCGCCCGCGTTGACCGCCCGGGTGGTGTCGCGCTACGTCGAAGATCGGCAGCGTGCCGGTGACCCGACTCCGGTGCGGGTCGCGGTGATCGGCGGGGCCGGTAAGAGCGGGTCGCTGTCGCTGGCGGCGGCGCGGCGGGTGGGTGCCGCGCGTACCGTCGGCGTGGTTCCGGTGGCCGCCGAGCGGGACGCGCTGACGGCCGCCGGGCTGGCGTCGGTGGTGGCGTTGGCCGACGCGCGGGATCCGGTGGGGTTGTCCACGGCGGTGACCACCGCGCTGGGCGCGCCGGCGGACGTCACTGTGGTGTGCGTGGACGTGCCGGGGTGTGAGCACGGTGCGGTCCTCGCCACGGCCGACGGCGGCACGGTGATCTTTTTCTCGATGGCGACGAGCTTCTCGGCGGCGGCGTTGGGCGCGGAGGGGTTGGCGGCGGACGTGACGATGCTGGTGGGCAACGGGTACGTGCCGGGGCACGCGGAGTTGGCGTTGGGGCTGCTGCGTGCCGAGCCGGGGGTGCGTCAGCTGTTCGCGGCGCGGGTCGCGGCAGACTGAGGTCATGACGAACCCCTCGACGTTGTACCGCGGCGGCGTGCTGCACTGCCCCGCCGACCCGAGCGCTACCGCGCTGCTGGTGTCCGGTGGGCGGATTGCCTGGTTGGGGACCGACGGTGATGCGCCGCCGGCGGACCGGGTGGTGGACCTGGACGGGGCGTTGGTGACGCCGGCGTTCGTGGACGCGCACGTGCACGCCACCGACACGGGGTTGGCGTTGTCCGGGCTGGAGTTGTCCGGGGTGCGCTCGGCGGCGCAGTTGTTGGACGCGGTGGCCGGGTTCGCGGCGGGGCTGCCGGCGGACGCGGTGGTGCTGGGGCACGGCTGGGAT is a window of Micromonospora sp. WMMD961 DNA encoding:
- a CDS encoding zinc-binding alcohol dehydrogenase, whose protein sequence is MGLHRVVQPAGVLPQAAWRLDASAAIAPNEVRIRVQRLNLDAASFRQLSEKHGGDGDAVRAEVLEIISTRGKMQNPMTGSGGMLIGTVEEAGRRSPLGLKVGERVATLVSLTLTPLVITDGLARWDGRSEQVPCDGWAILFARSIAAVLPDDEDPQLSLAVLDVCGAPALTARVVSRYVEDRQRAGDPTPVRVAVIGGAGKSGSLSLAAARRVGAARTVGVVPVAAERDALTAAGLASVVALADARDPVGLSTAVTTALGAPADVTVVCVDVPGCEHGAVLATADGGTVIFFSMATSFSAAALGAEGLAADVTMLVGNGYVPGHAELALGLLRAEPGVRQLFAARVAAD